The Humulus lupulus chromosome 3, drHumLupu1.1, whole genome shotgun sequence genome window below encodes:
- the LOC133824574 gene encoding uncharacterized protein LOC133824574 produces the protein MLLKNNGAPGTVAQIAPATNVGEQIDMMCRLLEASQQRSDEAIRTLTEAQARLEAKIAKLQRTNEATRTTQDKESLNLDGTGTQVIQIDSPERNARHIREGSQGPMPSSPAHHHQRTGEQRADRCEICTRTDAEPAKTAQLDPEKGPLQTQARAPQDAVDEVHTPSIRFLESWKEEMLQEVMQKFSDGRSAYASDYVDLVTRITEKSPFAEWIQNEPKPRDFVIPPLPAFNGKGDPLNHLFQFQQKMALEVNNEALQCKVFSTTFSGPALLWFKQLKPSSVSSFEDLRRTFLRQYNANCEAPRTMADLYQIEQGENEHPKSYLQRFIDLVHQIHNAKPATSANLFVKSLQVGSLLHENLTMTPPYDMAKIQTRAEGVFRVLEFREHAQKKSALISTPPENNHPPPSTRDDKRKMQELDHMKGGKKPRTS, from the coding sequence ATGTTGCTAAAGAACAACGGAGCACCAGGTACAGTCGCCCAGATCGCCCCCGCAACGAATGTCGGCGAGCAAATCGACATGATGTGTCGACTGCTGGAAGCCAGTCAACAAAGATCCGATGAAGCCATTAGGACACTAACCGAAGCTCAGGCCAGGCTAGAAGCTAAGATTGCCAAATTGCAAAGAACAAATGAAGCCACACGTACGACCCAAGACAAAGAAAGTCTCAACCTTGATGGGACAGGAACTCAGGTCATCCAGATCGACTCGCCCGAAAGGAATGCTCGCCACATTAGGGAAGGGTCCCAGGGTCCTATGCCATCATCTCCAGCTCATCACCATCAAAGGACTGGTGAGCAGCGGGCAGATCGGTGCGAAATATGTACGCGAACCGACGCAGAGCCCGCAAAAACAGCCCAACTAGACCCTGAGAAGGGGCCCCTACAGACCCAGGCACGGGCCCCACAAGACGCAGTAGACGAAGTACATACCCCTTCTATCCGGTTCTTGGAAAGCTGGAAGGAAGAGATGCTGCAAGAGGTGATGCAGAAGTTCTCCGACGGGAGATCTGCGTACGCTTCTGACTATGTAGATTTGGTCACAAGAATCACCGAGAAATCGCCTTTCGCGGAATGGATACAGAACGAGCCCAAGCCGAGGGACTTTGTGATTCCCCCCCTGCCCGCATTCAATGGAAAGGGAGACCCGCTCAACCATTTATTCCAATTCCAGCAGAAGATGGCCTTGGAAGTCAACAATGAAGCCTTACAATGCAAAGTCTTCTCCACAACCTTTTCTGGACCAGCTCTGCTATGGTTCAAACAACTAAAACCTAGCTCAGTCAGCAGTTTTGAGGATCTTCGTAGAACCTTTCTCCGGCAATATAATGCCAACTGTGAAGCACCAAGAACAATGGCAGATCTCTACCAAATTGAGCAAGGTGAAAATGAACATCCAAAATCATACCTGCAACGTTTCATCGACCTCGTACATCAAATCCACAATGCAAAGCCAGCAACCTCAGCTAACCTCTTCGTCAAAAGTTTGCAAGTGGGGTCCCTCTTGCACGAAAACCTCACTATGACACCACCTTATGACATGGCTAAAATCCAAACCCGTGCCGAGGGCGTCTTTAGGGTCCTGGAATTTCGAGAGCATGCACAGAAGAAGTCCGCCCTTATTTCAACACCACCAGAAAATAACCATCCCCCTCCATCTACAAGGGACGACAAAAGAAAAATGCAAGAGTTAGACCACATGAAAGGGGGAAAGAAGCCAAGAACAAGTTGA